In the genome of Vanacampus margaritifer isolate UIUO_Vmar chromosome 1, RoL_Vmar_1.0, whole genome shotgun sequence, one region contains:
- the LOC144055370 gene encoding SH3 domain-binding protein 4-A-like isoform X4 codes for MAANRIISMTSSNHLLPRCKSEGMLVDLDEGGPVGLTQVRGQHEMFSSVPSPSALRLDTSASYGAAQEVVAIKDYLPRSLTTLKFSKGDRLFVLDTSGGEWCDSGMIDSLGEEERELNDFEGLGEWTDQNYKEASVTSSSNLTLFDTLACPSGSNFDTNNIKFSGVSSYPNLHSDNPLLRSKRSQSLSQLSVLHAQSNPTIPSSCFFTGLKAPSPEQFQSREDFRTAWLNHRKLARSCHDLESLGQSPGWGQTQPIETSIVCGLDSSGGVVQLPDTNITMHIPEGHVCQGDHQQISMRALLDLPLELNNDRCTTVSPVVEIKLSNMETKSFVTLEIKVSVTVKKESGHTAEVLCVRSDCKDGPYTPIPGCYVYKDMVQVRLDSLEPCMYVAVVVQSLYISHDMTVWDHMQRKVTLGVYGPKHIHPSFKTVVAVFGHDCAPKTLLVSDVGRLACPTPPVTLQLWGKQHFALGFPQDLQVGLYPNVSNYQVKACDGAGVIRGFQLKLGKVSRLLYMMSSHDPNIISDFTLRVQVKDTLDCILSQFCIQTPQPPPKSGARTTGQRRFLKKGEVDKITLSPLAVTSKYPKFQDRCITSLKFGKLIKTVIRQHKSNYLLEYKKGDVIALLSEEKIKLKGQLRSKEWYIGYYQGKMGLVHAKNVLVLGKVKPIHWCGPDLTTMMLLEQILKPCKFLTYIYASVRTVLMENVGNWRAFADALGYGNLSLNYFCRTELDNEPEKVACVLEKLKEECTNMENKERKSFQRELMMALLKMDCQGLVARLVLDFVLLTTAVEVASRWRELAEKLARVSRQQMEAYEAPHRDKSGVLDNESMWKPAYDFLLTWAAHVGDSYRDVIQELHVGLDKMRNPITKRWKHLTGTLILVNCLDILRSAAFCPTGYGDFAV; via the exons ATGGCTGCCAATCGAATCATCAGCATGACAAGCAGCAATCACCTCCTCCCTCGCTGCAAGTCTGAGGGGATGCTCGTGGATCTCGACGAGGGGGGTCCAGTCGGCCTCACACAAGTCAGAGGTCAACATGAAATGTTCTCTTCGG TGCCTTCTCCCAGTGCCTTAAGACTGGACACATCTGCCTCCTATGGAGCTGCACAGGAAGTGGTCGCCATCAAGGATTATTTGCCCAGAAGTTTAACCACCCTGAAATTCTCCAAAGGTGATCGACTCTTTGTTCTGGACACGTCAGGCGGCGAGTGGTG TGACAGTGGAATGATTGACAGTCTTGGAGAGGAAGagagggagctgaatgactttgaAGGGTTAGGAGAGTGGACAG ATCAGAACTACAAAGAAGCAAGCGTGACAAGCTCATCAAATTTGACTCTTTTTGACACACTTGCATGCCCAAGTGGCTCCAACTTTGACACCAATAATATCAAGTTTAGTGGCGTCAGCAGTTATCCCAACCTTCACAGCGATAATCCTCTTTTAAGGAGTAAGCGTTCCCAAAGTCTTTCCCAACTCTCGGTTCTACATGCACAATCAAATCCAACCATACCTTCCTCTTGTTTCTTCACGGGCTTGAAGGCACCGTCGCCAGAGCAGTTCCAGAGTCGTGAGGACTTCAGAACAGCATGGCTGAACCACCGAAAGCTGGCCAGGTCATGCCATGACCTGGAATCGTTGGGCCAGAGTCCAGGGTGGGGTCAGACCCAACCGATTGAGACCAGCATTGTGTGTGGGTTGGATAGCAGTGGAGGTGTTGTTCAACTGCCGGACACCAACATCACCATGCACATTCCTGAAGGTCACGTATGCCAGGGAGACCACCAGCAGATCTCCATGAGAGCCTTACTGGATCTTCCCTTGGAGCTTAACAATGACCGTTGCACCACTGTCAGCCCAGTGGTGGAGATCAAGCTCAGCAACATGGAGACAAAGTCTTTTGTCACTTTGGAGATTAAAGTATCAGTCACTGTTAAGAAGGAGAGTGGCCACACTGCCGAGGTACTTTGTGTACGGAGCGACTGCAAAGATGGGCCTTACACACCCATTCCTGGTTGCTACGTTTATAAGGACATGGTCCAAGTACGCCTGGACAGTCTTGAGCCGTGCATGTATGTGGCGGTTGTGGTGCAGTCACTGTACATCAGTCACGACATGACTGTGTGGGATCACATGCAGAGAAAGGTAACACTCGGTGTTTATGGACCTAAGCACATCCACCCTTCCTTTAAGACAGTCGTGGCCGTGTTTGGGCATGACTGTGCCCCTAAGACTTTACTGGTGAGCGATGTGGGTCGCTTAGCTTGCCCCACCCCTCCAGTCACCCTTCAGCTGTGGGGGAAGCAACATTTTGCGCTGGGGTTCCCCCAGGACCTCCAGGTGGGGTTGTACCCCAATGTATCCAACTATCAGGTAAAAGCCTGCGATGGTGCTGGGGTGATCCGAGGATTCCAACTTAAACTGGGCAAAGTCAGCCGGCTCCTTTATATGATGTCATCGCATGACCCCAATATCATCTCAGACTTCACTCTTCGGGTCCAAGTCAAGGACACGCTGGACTGCATCCTCAGCCAGTTCTGCATCCAAACGCCACAACCTCCGCCAAAGTCTGGAGCAAGGACGACGGGACAAAGGAGATTCTTGAAAAAAGGGGAGGTGGACAAGATCACCCTGTCGCCACTGGCTGTCACCTCTAAATACCCCAAATTTCAGGACCGCTGTATCACCAGCCTAAAATTTGGCAAGCTGATAAAAACGGTAATACGGCAGCACAAGAGCAACTACCTACTGGAGTACAAGAAGGGCGATGTGATTGCCCTGCTCAGTGAAGAGAAAATTAAGCTAAAAGGGCAGTTGCGCTCAAAAGAGTGGTACATCGGGTACTATCAGGGCAAGATGGGGCTGGTCCATGCCAAGAACGTTTTGGTTTTGGGAAAGGTGAAGCCCATTCATTGGTGTGGACCGGACCTAACGACAATGATGCTGCTGGAGCAAATCCTCAAGCCTTGCAAATTTCTTACATATATCTATGCCTCTGTAAGAACGGTTCTGATGGAGAATGTGGGAAACTGGAGGGCGTTCGCTGATGCGCTTGGCTACGGGAACTTGTCACTTAATTACTTCTGTCGGACCGAGTTGGACAATGAGCCGGAGAAAGTAGCATGTGTTCTGGAGAAACTCAAAGAGGAGTGCACCAATATGGAGAACAAGGAGAGGAAGTCGTTTCAGAGAGAGCTCATGATG GCCTTGCTCAAGATGGACTGCCAGGGTCTTGTTGCCAGATTGGTTCTGGACTTTGTCCTGCTGACCACGGCAGTGGAGGTGGCATCCCGCTGGAGAGAACTTGCAGAGAAACTGGCCAGAGTGTCCAGACAGCAGATGGAGGCTTATGAGGCACCCCACCGTGATAAAAGCGGCGTGCTGGACAATGAG TCTATGTGGAAACCAGCCTACGACTTCCTGTTGACGTGGGCAGCGCACGTAGGGGACAGCTATCGTGATGTCATCCAGGAGCTCCATGTGGGTCTGGACAAGATGAGGAACCCAATCACTAAGAGGTGGAAGCACCTGACTGGCACGCTTATTCTCGTCAACTGCCTCGACATCCTCCGAAGTGCCGCCTTCTGTCCCACTGGCTATGGCGACTTTGCCGTCTGA
- the LOC144055370 gene encoding SH3 domain-binding protein 4-A-like isoform X5, which produces MAANRIISMTSSNHLLPRCKSEGMLVDLDEGGPVGLTQVRGQHEMFSSVPSPSALRLDTSASYGAAQEVVAIKDYLPRSLTTLKFSKGDRLFVLDTSGGEWWYAHNNREMGYIPAAYVKLLNFRNCSLSDSGMIDSLGEEERELNDFEGLGEWTGETLNPSPTQIKHPFSDNSVIHPLDQNYKEASVTSSSNLTLFDTLACPSGSNFDTNNIKFSGVSSYPNLHSDNPLLRSKRSQSLSQLSVLHAQSNPTIPSSCFFTGLKAPSPEQFQSREDFRTAWLNHRKLARSCHDLESLGQSPGWGQTQPIETSIVCGLDSSGGVVQLPDTNITMHIPEGHVCQGDHQQISMRALLDLPLELNNDRCTTVSPVVEIKLSNMETKSFVTLEIKVSVTVKKESGHTAEVLCVRSDCKDGPYTPIPGCYVYKDMVQVRLDSLEPCMYVAVVVQSLYISHDMTVWDHMQRKVTLGVYGPKHIHPSFKTVVAVFGHDCAPKTLLVSDVGRLACPTPPVTLQLWGKQHFALGFPQDLQVGLYPNVSNYQVKACDGAGVIRGFQLKLGKVSRLLYMMSSHDPNIISDFTLRVQVKDTLDCILSQFCIQTPQPPPKSGARTTGQRRFLKKGEVDKITLSPLAVTSKYPKFQDRCITSLKFGKLIKTVIRQHKSNYLLEYKKGDVIALLSEEKIKLKGQLRSKEWYIGYYQGKMGLVHAKNVLVLGKVKPIHWCGPDLTTMMLLEQILKPCKFLTYIYASVRTVLMENVGNWRAFADALGYGNLSLNYFCRTELDNEPEKVACVLEKLKEECTNMENKERKSFQRELMMVTLP; this is translated from the exons ATGGCTGCCAATCGAATCATCAGCATGACAAGCAGCAATCACCTCCTCCCTCGCTGCAAGTCTGAGGGGATGCTCGTGGATCTCGACGAGGGGGGTCCAGTCGGCCTCACACAAGTCAGAGGTCAACATGAAATGTTCTCTTCGG TGCCTTCTCCCAGTGCCTTAAGACTGGACACATCTGCCTCCTATGGAGCTGCACAGGAAGTGGTCGCCATCAAGGATTATTTGCCCAGAAGTTTAACCACCCTGAAATTCTCCAAAGGTGATCGACTCTTTGTTCTGGACACGTCAGGCGGCGAGTGGTGGTACGCACACAATAACAGAGAGATGGGATACATCCCTGCTGCTTATGTCAAACTGCTCAACTTCAGGAATTGTTCACTCAGTGACAGTGGAATGATTGACAGTCTTGGAGAGGAAGagagggagctgaatgactttgaAGGGTTAGGAGAGTGGACAGGTGAGACTTTGAATCCCTCTCCAACTCAAATCAAGCATCCATTTTCTGATAACTCCGTCATCCATCCCTTAGATCAGAACTACAAAGAAGCAAGCGTGACAAGCTCATCAAATTTGACTCTTTTTGACACACTTGCATGCCCAAGTGGCTCCAACTTTGACACCAATAATATCAAGTTTAGTGGCGTCAGCAGTTATCCCAACCTTCACAGCGATAATCCTCTTTTAAGGAGTAAGCGTTCCCAAAGTCTTTCCCAACTCTCGGTTCTACATGCACAATCAAATCCAACCATACCTTCCTCTTGTTTCTTCACGGGCTTGAAGGCACCGTCGCCAGAGCAGTTCCAGAGTCGTGAGGACTTCAGAACAGCATGGCTGAACCACCGAAAGCTGGCCAGGTCATGCCATGACCTGGAATCGTTGGGCCAGAGTCCAGGGTGGGGTCAGACCCAACCGATTGAGACCAGCATTGTGTGTGGGTTGGATAGCAGTGGAGGTGTTGTTCAACTGCCGGACACCAACATCACCATGCACATTCCTGAAGGTCACGTATGCCAGGGAGACCACCAGCAGATCTCCATGAGAGCCTTACTGGATCTTCCCTTGGAGCTTAACAATGACCGTTGCACCACTGTCAGCCCAGTGGTGGAGATCAAGCTCAGCAACATGGAGACAAAGTCTTTTGTCACTTTGGAGATTAAAGTATCAGTCACTGTTAAGAAGGAGAGTGGCCACACTGCCGAGGTACTTTGTGTACGGAGCGACTGCAAAGATGGGCCTTACACACCCATTCCTGGTTGCTACGTTTATAAGGACATGGTCCAAGTACGCCTGGACAGTCTTGAGCCGTGCATGTATGTGGCGGTTGTGGTGCAGTCACTGTACATCAGTCACGACATGACTGTGTGGGATCACATGCAGAGAAAGGTAACACTCGGTGTTTATGGACCTAAGCACATCCACCCTTCCTTTAAGACAGTCGTGGCCGTGTTTGGGCATGACTGTGCCCCTAAGACTTTACTGGTGAGCGATGTGGGTCGCTTAGCTTGCCCCACCCCTCCAGTCACCCTTCAGCTGTGGGGGAAGCAACATTTTGCGCTGGGGTTCCCCCAGGACCTCCAGGTGGGGTTGTACCCCAATGTATCCAACTATCAGGTAAAAGCCTGCGATGGTGCTGGGGTGATCCGAGGATTCCAACTTAAACTGGGCAAAGTCAGCCGGCTCCTTTATATGATGTCATCGCATGACCCCAATATCATCTCAGACTTCACTCTTCGGGTCCAAGTCAAGGACACGCTGGACTGCATCCTCAGCCAGTTCTGCATCCAAACGCCACAACCTCCGCCAAAGTCTGGAGCAAGGACGACGGGACAAAGGAGATTCTTGAAAAAAGGGGAGGTGGACAAGATCACCCTGTCGCCACTGGCTGTCACCTCTAAATACCCCAAATTTCAGGACCGCTGTATCACCAGCCTAAAATTTGGCAAGCTGATAAAAACGGTAATACGGCAGCACAAGAGCAACTACCTACTGGAGTACAAGAAGGGCGATGTGATTGCCCTGCTCAGTGAAGAGAAAATTAAGCTAAAAGGGCAGTTGCGCTCAAAAGAGTGGTACATCGGGTACTATCAGGGCAAGATGGGGCTGGTCCATGCCAAGAACGTTTTGGTTTTGGGAAAGGTGAAGCCCATTCATTGGTGTGGACCGGACCTAACGACAATGATGCTGCTGGAGCAAATCCTCAAGCCTTGCAAATTTCTTACATATATCTATGCCTCTGTAAGAACGGTTCTGATGGAGAATGTGGGAAACTGGAGGGCGTTCGCTGATGCGCTTGGCTACGGGAACTTGTCACTTAATTACTTCTGTCGGACCGAGTTGGACAATGAGCCGGAGAAAGTAGCATGTGTTCTGGAGAAACTCAAAGAGGAGTGCACCAATATGGAGAACAAGGAGAGGAAGTCGTTTCAGAGAGAGCTCATGATG GTCACGCTTCCTTAA